The following is a genomic window from Sinorhizobium fredii NGR234.
CAGAGGAAGAAGTCGGCTCCAGAAAGAACCGACAGGTTCAGGGCCTTCACCTGGAAGTCCGCGAGACCGTCGCCGTTGATGTCGCCGGCGATGACTCCGTTCTTCACGTTGAGCTCGCCTGCCCTGCCGTGGAATGCATTGCTGCCGATGAACAGGAATGCCTGGTCCCCACTGTTATTGCTGTTGGCATCAATGGAACGCAAATCGATCCGGTCCACGCCGGAGGCGAAGTCTTCGATGATATCCCTTGCGGCCGGTGCCGATTGAACCGTCGTCTGAAAAACAAAGGTGTCTGCGCCGCTTCCTCCGATCAGCCGATCAGCACCGCCACCGCCGATGAGCGTATCGTTGCCATCGCGTCCATGGAGCACGTCGTTACCGCCCAGTCCGTTCAAAAGGTTTGCGAGATTGTCTCCGCGCAGCGTGTCATTGAAGGCCGATCCGTAGAGCCGCTCGACAGACACATAGGTGTCGCCGGCCGCCTCGCCGCTGTTGGCGCCAGGCGAATGCAGATCGGCAACTATGCCGGCCGCGGCCCTATAGTAATTCGCTAGGTCGCTTCCATTGCCGCCGTCGAGCCGGTCGGCGCCTATGCCGCCGACAAGATTGTCGTTACCGTCGCCACCGATGAGCGTGTCTTTGCCGGCATTTCCCCACAAGGTATTCGCCGCGGCATTGCCGGTGATGGTGTCGTTGCCTGCGCCACCCTTGGCGTTTTCGATGAGCGAGCGGGCGTCGCCCTTGTATTGCAGTGCGTTGGCAATATTGCCGACCGCCACCTTCGAACCGTCATAGCGCAACCTTGCCAGTTGCGCCGACGAGGTCGTGGTCCATTCGCCCGGGCGCAGATCAACTTTCAGTGCGGTCGCATAGTTGGAGAAGTCGTAGGTATCGATTCCGCCACCATCCCACACCGTGAGAAGGATCTTGTTACCGCCCGGTGCACCCTGTGCGACGCCGTTGATCGACATCTCGCCCGTCGCCTGGTTCCAGCAATAGGTCGTGTTCTCGCTGTGCGTGGTGAAATCCGCCCCATACATGTGCTGTATGGCGGCAATGTCGTACATCATCAGCGACTGCGCAAAGCCCCAGGTCTCGTTGGTATAGCCGGTTGTCGTCGAGGCCCCGACATAAGAACGGTAGCTCATGACGGTGTATTCCATCGAGTCGCGGTTTGCCGGCATCACGTTCCCTTCATGGGCGTGCTCCAGTCCCAGCGCATGGCCGATCTCGTGAAGGAAAGTCGTGTAGGCGTAGTTTCCCTTCACCGGCCGGCTGTAATAGCCGGATGACTTGTCGAACCATGCATCGCCGCCTTCTGCCGCCGTCGAAGGGAAATACGCCCAGGCGGTACTCGGAGCGTCGGACGAGGCGAGGCGGAGATCGCCGTGCTTTGTTGCGCTCTCCGTTATTTCGGTGAGGGTCACGTTGGCGACCGAGGCGAACTGATCGAAGGCGGCCCGCGCGGCGGTCATCTGTGCGGCATTGAAGGTCGCGAAACCTTTGAGCGGCTCGCCACTTCCATAACCGTAACCGTAGAAGGAAGCACTGGCCGGAAAACTGAATGTGAAGTCACTGACGGCCCATTTCCAGTCGCCGAGGATCCCGTCGATATAAGCATTGCCGGTCAGTGCATAAGTCGTCGTTGCAGGCATTCTCGTTCCTGGTCAAAGTTGGGGTTATGTTAGCACCCGAACGACAGCAGTTCGGGGAGGAAGATGTTGGCGTGCTGTCTATTCAATCGCCTGATTTCTCAATTCAGCAGCCCGGCCCGGTGGATAGAGGATGGCGATTCTGCCTTCCGCTTCGCTTCGCGACTACTGTGTGCGAGGTCTGCTTAGAGTGCAGCCGCGATAGCGTCGAACGCGGCATCGATGTCTGTACCGACGGTCTGCACGGCAGTGATGACGGCGATGAGGCCTGTGATCAGGCCGTATTCGATGGCCGTGGCACCGGATTCGTGGCGGACGAAGCGGAGGAGAAGATTTTTCATGAGACGATCCTTCAAGTGGCCGGGTTGCGCGAACGCCAAGTTCGGTATCACAGGCCGGGGCCGCTTTTGCTTCCCGCTGCGGCGTGGCGCTCATATAGACTCCACGAATCCCTTTGATCCATTCAGCCTGTTGGCCTAGTCCAATCGTCCGGCCGAACACTGCCCTCTTGCTTTTGCCAGCTTGTTTGAACGGATTGGCTCGTCGCCCGTTCGGCATCGACAAGAACGGTATAAATTTGCCGTTCATGAGACTGACATGCTGCCGTGGCGCTGGAGGGCTAGGCCGAGTGGTCGAGTGGTAAGACGTTCCAAACCGGCATATCTGGGTCGTCTGCGGCATGAGGATTCAAGGAGATCCAAATGAACGAGAAACTCGGCACCACGAATTCGCGCCGTCGGAGCGGTCTTCCCCGTGGTTGGCTCAAAGACGAGAGCGGCACAGTTGCAGTTATCGCGGCGGTCACGCTACCCGTCCTGGTCGGCGCTATGGGACTGGGTGCGGAGACGGGGTATTGGTATCTGAAAGACCGTAAGCTGCAGCATGCGGCAGATGTCTCCGCACATGCGGCCGCAGTACGCTATCGGGCGGGTGATCAGAAGCCGGCCTTGGAGACCACAGCGAAGAGGATCGCCATGGCGTCGGGCTATTCTCCCGGTAGTCTCTCCGTCAGCACCGGGGCCGGCGCGGGAGGGAGTCACAAGGTAACGGTCGAACTGAGCGAAACGCATCCCCGCTTGTTTTCGTCCATCTTTTCCAGCGAGCCTGTCACGATGAGCGCGCGCGCGCCGTGGCCGAGATCAATGGTGGCTCCAAGGCTTGCGTGCTAGCTCTGTCCAACTCGGCCTCGGGCGCACGGTAACCGCGGGGGCGCGGCTCTCGGGCGAAGGCGTCACCTTGTTCTTCACCAATGGGGCCGCGA
Proteins encoded in this region:
- a CDS encoding M10 family metallopeptidase C-terminal domain-containing protein produces the protein MPATTTYALTGNAYIDGILGDWKWAVSDFTFSFPASASFYGYGYGSGEPLKGFATFNAAQMTAARAAFDQFASVANVTLTEITESATKHGDLRLASSDAPSTAWAYFPSTAAEGGDAWFDKSSGYYSRPVKGNYAYTTFLHEIGHALGLEHAHEGNVMPANRDSMEYTVMSYRSYVGASTTTGYTNETWGFAQSLMMYDIAAIQHMYGADFTTHSENTTYCWNQATGEMSINGVAQGAPGGNKILLTVWDGGGIDTYDFSNYATALKVDLRPGEWTTTSSAQLARLRYDGSKVAVGNIANALQYKGDARSLIENAKGGAGNDTITGNAAANTLWGNAGKDTLIGGDGNDNLVGGIGADRLDGGNGSDLANYYRAAAGIVADLHSPGANSGEAAGDTYVSVERLYGSAFNDTLRGDNLANLLNGLGGNDVLHGRDGNDTLIGGGGADRLIGGSGADTFVFQTTVQSAPAARDIIEDFASGVDRIDLRSIDANSNNSGDQAFLFIGSNAFHGRAGELNVKNGVIAGDINGDGLADFQVKALNLSVLSGADFFL
- a CDS encoding Flp family type IVb pilin gives rise to the protein MKNLLLRFVRHESGATAIEYGLITGLIAVITAVQTVGTDIDAAFDAIAAAL